A section of the Castanea sativa cultivar Marrone di Chiusa Pesio chromosome 12, ASM4071231v1 genome encodes:
- the LOC142618617 gene encoding protein RKD4 isoform X2 translates to MGSIQHDIPIKIENPHEFDWVYQEDHSKKNFELPALDSYFDELSDSFPLPYSYSKQLPFTEFQDFEDFPNDFFSMEQVQDFASHFDMDHVVLDQSPVNPITEFAPSGSELSESSVISQSEYASSGKSEEEKGTGSRRKRTALLELDEIQKHFDVPITKAAKEMNVGLTVLKKRCRELNIMRWPHRKIKSLNSLIKNIQDLGLKREADILEDHKRLLEILPDTELTEEIKRLRQACFKANYKKKRMAIQD, encoded by the exons atggGTTCTATCCAACATGACATTCCCATAAAGATTGAGAACCCACATGAATTTGACTGGGTATACCAGGAAGATCATTCTAAAAA AAACTTCGAACTTCCAGCACTAGACAGCTACTTTGACGAGTTATCTGACTCGTTTCCATTACCATATAGCTACTCAAAGCAACTTCCTTTCACTGAGTTCCAAGACTTCGAAGATTTCCCTAATGACTTTTTCTCAATGGAACAAGTACAAGACTTTGCATCCCATTTTGACATGGATCATGTGGTACTCGACCAAAGTCCTGTTAACCCCATTACAGAATTTGCTCCTTCTGGAAGTGAGTTAAGTGAGTCTTCAGTGATAAGTCAGAGTGAGTATGCAAGTTCTGGCAAGAGTGAAGAGGAAAAAGGGACAGGTAGTAGGAGAAAGAGGACTGCTTTATTGGAGTTGGATGAGATACAGAAACACTTTGATGTCCCAATCACCAAAGCAGCAAAAGAAATGAATGTGGGGTTGACAGTGTTGAAGAAAAGGTGCAGGGAGCTAAACATCATGAGGTGGCCACATAGGAAGATCAAGAGCTTGAATTCCCTCATCAAGAATATTCAG GATTTAGGTTTGAAACGGGAGGCAGACATCTTGGAGGATCACAAGAGACTTCTAGAGATACTGCCGGATACGGAGCTGACTGAGGAAATTAAGAGGCTGAGGCAGGCTTGCTTCAAAGCAAActacaagaagaaaagaatggcTATCCAAGATTGA
- the LOC142618617 gene encoding protein RKD4 isoform X1 has translation MGSIQHDIPIKIENPHEFDWVYQEDHSKKNFELPALDSYFDELSDSFPLPYSYSKQLPFTEFQDFEDFPNDFFSMEQVQDFASHFDMDHVVLDQSPVNPITEFAPSGSELSESSVISQSEYASSGKSEEEKGTGSRRKRTALLELDEIQKHFDVPITKAAKEMNVGLTVLKKRCRELNIMRWPHRKIKSLNSLIKNIQNKRLELELLVVEDLGLKREADILEDHKRLLEILPDTELTEEIKRLRQACFKANYKKKRMAIQD, from the exons atggGTTCTATCCAACATGACATTCCCATAAAGATTGAGAACCCACATGAATTTGACTGGGTATACCAGGAAGATCATTCTAAAAA AAACTTCGAACTTCCAGCACTAGACAGCTACTTTGACGAGTTATCTGACTCGTTTCCATTACCATATAGCTACTCAAAGCAACTTCCTTTCACTGAGTTCCAAGACTTCGAAGATTTCCCTAATGACTTTTTCTCAATGGAACAAGTACAAGACTTTGCATCCCATTTTGACATGGATCATGTGGTACTCGACCAAAGTCCTGTTAACCCCATTACAGAATTTGCTCCTTCTGGAAGTGAGTTAAGTGAGTCTTCAGTGATAAGTCAGAGTGAGTATGCAAGTTCTGGCAAGAGTGAAGAGGAAAAAGGGACAGGTAGTAGGAGAAAGAGGACTGCTTTATTGGAGTTGGATGAGATACAGAAACACTTTGATGTCCCAATCACCAAAGCAGCAAAAGAAATGAATGTGGGGTTGACAGTGTTGAAGAAAAGGTGCAGGGAGCTAAACATCATGAGGTGGCCACATAGGAAGATCAAGAGCTTGAATTCCCTCATCAAGAATATTCAG AACAAAAGATTGGAGTTAGAACTTCTGGTGGTTGAG GATTTAGGTTTGAAACGGGAGGCAGACATCTTGGAGGATCACAAGAGACTTCTAGAGATACTGCCGGATACGGAGCTGACTGAGGAAATTAAGAGGCTGAGGCAGGCTTGCTTCAAAGCAAActacaagaagaaaagaatggcTATCCAAGATTGA
- the LOC142618611 gene encoding uncharacterized protein At4g00950 encodes MGSEADYEANSTPKLSLFSLPSKPPEPTGMLTPPLRIQASVPFQWEEAPGKPRPCTKTTTESSSKPKCARSLELPPRLLLSESKMTNTPSPTTVLDGPYVGRSISFRFPLRSPEGLVGKKMAKDKGGSMRWGSFRKTKEVVEGIFDFSSYPVVDSGGGGGGGDTKIKITRVKKRSGSFLNLSHTKPPFLANIYESLKQAVPWRRRQGRLKERDSH; translated from the exons aTGGGGTCCGAGGCAGACTACGAAGCAAACTCCACACCTAagctctctcttttctcactcCCAAGCAAGCCACCCGAGCCTACAGGGATGTTAACACCACCACTCCGAATCCAAGCTTCGGTTCCATTCCAGTGGGAGGAAGCACCAGGCAAACCTAGGCCATGCACGAAAACAACAACCGAATCTAGTTCCAAACCCAAGTGTGCAAGATCCTTGGAACTGCCTCCGAGGTTGTTGTTGAGTGAGAGCAAAATGACCAACACACCCTCTCCAACTACGGTGTTGGATGGGCCTTATGTGGGCCGCTCTATCTCTTTCAGGTTTCCACTTAGGAGCCCAGAGGGTTTGGTGGGGAAGAAAATGGCTAAAGACAAAGGAGGGTCTATGAGGTGGGGGAGTTTCAGGAAGACTAAGGAGGTTGTTGAGGGTATTTTTGACTTTTCATCATATCCGGTGGTGgatagtggtggtggtggtggtggtggtgatacAAAGATTAAGATCACAAGGGTTAAGAAAAGGTCTGGGAGCTTCTTGAATCTTTCTCACACAAAGCCACCTTTTTTG GCAAACATTTATGAAAGCTTAAAGCAAGCGGTCCCATGGAGACGTAGGCAAGGAAGACTAAAAGAGAGGGACTCCCActga
- the LOC142621246 gene encoding uncharacterized protein LOC142621246, which translates to MDEKKISGLCSAEFEKKSDSLYPMCFGVSCAFFALQLLSKPEFEGERWSKVCDKMLQGSAQLLGLLVWKVQREGASEGKCELLYKLETAERETVELKKLRSEDARATEKVVSIFATKEQSWLNERKKLRQQLGALLNELRVIEKKNHHAVSELNEKLKEMEIMVQHKDKELEEEKQNKSELEEKLKEGENVIKELRESAALEAQKHSSELWKHKSAFIEVMSNQRQLEAGMGRALRKIEATKEELEVVLEQKEEADLMAQKLSMEMVKMHKDLEQKDKILSALLRKNKLDTAEKQLLLKEVKLSKAKRQQAEIETERWRAVSESRHERHSLRSMLTNQVNSKLDFYTGARGVHQHATGSSHIGKTRSQPTDLVLEYGHIGLKKDRKEPELSPISDCYSLEGNDALAMTADVKQLESWVLSEAEKYATLIEQRHHLELDAFAEQMRIKDEKLETFRWQLMSMELESKRLQSHIEGMNEDMSQLRHDNMKLEALLLEREEELTSLKEQLASEFKALNCQNTNLNCSVHSPVIAHETIGSGVINKRKQNEREQETRTPNSEDLCLEEDAEKEEGNSFFNQSKDVGLIAYSPEKELEDDKEIANAGPVKEGRTSPVDIDVTEKLASSSQPLNKTNNSPWRMDLHALQVSYKIKRLKQQLLMLERLTGKQESLEDTESNDNRQIGIKSFLALMSLLNKQVGRYQSFQEKADDLSKRMHEHDLTASGGDSSTARPKKETKALQKFLDETFQLQRHIVATGQKWVEIQSKIASGFVGVTEEIHKTASFDMKRFADSVRTLFQEVQRGLEVRIARIIGDLEGTLTCEGMIHLRR; encoded by the exons ATGGATGAGAAGAAAATCTCCGGTTTATGTTCAGCCGAATTTGAAAAGAAGAGTGATAGCTTGTATCCAATGTGTTTTGGTGTTTCTTGTGCATTCTTTGCCCTCCAACTATTGTCAAAACCAGAATTTGAAGGCGAAAGATGGTCCAAAGTATGCGATAAAATGCTCCAAGGAAGTGCCCAGCTGCTGGGGTTGCTTGTGTGGAAGGTCCAGAGAGAAGGAGCCAGTGAAGGAAAGTGTGAGCTTCTCTATAAACTTGAAACTGCTGAGAGAGAGACGGTAGAGTTGAAAAAATTGAGAAGTGAAGATGCAAGAGCCACTGAGAAAGTTGTGAGTATCTTTGCTACAAAAGAGCAGAGCTGGTTGAATGAAAGGAAGAAGCTCCGGCAGCAGCTTGGGGCTCTTTTGAATGAATTGAGAGTTATTGAGAAAAAGAACCATCATGCTGTTTCTGAATTGAATGAAAAGTTGAAGGAAATGGAGATTATGGTGCAGCATAAGGATAAGGAATTGGAGGAAGAGAAGCAGAATAAGAGTGAATTGGAAGAAAAGCTAAAAGAAGGTGAAAATGTCATCAAAGAATTGAGAGAGTCTGCAGCGCTTGAAGCCCAAAAGCATTCTTCTGAGCTATGGAAGCACAAATCTGCCTTCATCGAAGTTATGTCAAACCAACGGCAACTTGAAGCTGGAATGGGCCGCGCACTTAGGAAAATTGAAGCTACAAAAGAAGAACTTGAAGTCGTATTAGAGCAAAAGGAGGAGGCAGACTTGATGGCTCAAAAACTATCCATGGAGATGGTAAAAATGCACAAGGATTTGGAGCAAAAAGACAAAATTCTGTCAGCATTGCTTAGGAAGAACAAGCTGGATACAGCAGAGAAACAATTGCTTTTAAAGGAAGTTAAACTATCAAAGGCTAAGAGACAGCAAGCTGAAATAGAAACTGAAAGGTGGAGGGCAGTATCAGAGTCTAGACATGAGAGGCATTCATTAAGAAGTATGTTGACTAACCAAGTAAATTCAAAATTGGACTTTTACACAGGGGCAAGAGGGGTGCATCAGCATGCAACGGGATCATCACACATTGGAAAGACAAGATCACAGCCAACTGATCTTGTTCTTGAGTATGGGCATATTGGGCTTAAAAAGGACAGAAAGGAGCCAGAACTTTCTCCAATCTCTGACTGCTACTCACTGGAAGGAAATGACGCGTTGG CTATGACAGCTGATGTTAAGCAATTGGAAAGTTGGGTACTGTCGGAAGCTGAGAAGTATGCAACTTTAATTGAGCAAAGGCATCACTTAGAACTGGATGCTTTTGCAGAACAAATGAGAATCAAAGATGAGAAATTAGAAACATTTCGTTGGCAGTTGATGAGCATGGAACTAGAATCAAAGCGGCTGCAGTCCCATATTGAGGGAATGAATGAGGATATGTCACAGCTCAGACATGATAATATGAAATTGGAAGCCTTGTTAttggagagagaagaagaactAACTTCCTTAAAAGAGCAACTAGCATCAGAATTCAAGGCCCTAAATTGCCAAAATACTAATTTAAATTGTTCTGTACATAGTCCAGTAATAGCCCATGAGACCATTGGCTCTGGAGTTATCAATAAGAGAAAACAGAATGAGAGAGAGCAAGAAACAAGGACTCCAAATTCGGAGGATTTGTGTCTAGAGGAAGATGCtgagaaagaagaaggaaactcATTCTTTAACCAGTCCAAGGATGTAGGTTTAATAGCCTATTCTCCTgaaaaagagttagaagatgATAAAGAAATTGCCAATGCGGGTCCTGTAAAAGAGGGAAGAACAAGTCCAGTTGATATTGATGTCACTGAAAAACTGGCATCATCTAGTCAGCCCTTGAATAAGACAAACAATTCTCCTTGGAGGATGGATCTTCATGCTCTTCAAGTTTCTTATAAGATCAAAAGGCTGAAGCAGCAACTTCTAATGCTTGAGAGACTGACAGGGAAGCAAGAAAGCCTTGAAGATACAGAAAGCAATGACAATAGACAAATTGGGATCAAGAGTTTCCTTGCATTGATGTCTTTGCTGAATAAACAAGTTGGCAGGTACCAGTCCTTTCAAGAGAAGGCAGATGACCTTTCCAAGCGCATG catGAGCATGATCTAACTGCGAGTGGTGGAGATTCTAGTACAGCAagaccaaagaaagaaactaaagcaCTACAAAAATTCCTTGACGAAACATTTCAGCTGCAGAGACATATAGTTGCAACAGGACAGAAATGGGTGGAAATTCAATCCAAGATTGCTTCTGGATTTGTTGGGGTCACTGAAGAAATACATAAGACCGCCAGCTTTGACATGAAACGCTTTGCTGATAGTGTCAGAACTCTCTTTCAGGAAGTTCAAAGGGGCCTTGAGGTTCGGATAGCTCGAATTATTGGAGATCTTGAGGGGACATTGACTTGTGAGGGGATGATACATTTAAGAAGGTAG